A single genomic interval of Polyangium spumosum harbors:
- a CDS encoding response regulator, with protein MVNDSAIRVLVIDADPTSAGDLASFLTAHHYDVATCSALDGARSAVSSRRPHVLVLATKDHPHAEVEEVRKVYPRLPLVLWTAEAGQELLLDVEAFAPAVPACPSRGFGDVESAVEALAHFS; from the coding sequence ATGGTGAACGATTCCGCGATACGCGTCCTGGTCATCGACGCCGACCCCACGAGCGCAGGTGATCTCGCGTCGTTTCTCACGGCCCATCATTACGACGTGGCGACCTGCTCCGCCCTGGACGGGGCCCGGAGCGCGGTCTCGTCGCGCAGGCCGCACGTGCTCGTGCTCGCGACCAAGGATCACCCGCACGCCGAGGTCGAGGAGGTGCGGAAGGTGTATCCGAGGCTCCCGCTCGTGCTCTGGACGGCCGAGGCGGGGCAGGAGCTCCTGCTCGACGTCGAGGCCTTCGCCCCCGCGGTCCCCGCCTGCCCCTCGCGTGGCTTCGGCGACGTCGAGTCGGCCGTCGAAGCGCTGGCGCACTTTTCCTGA
- a CDS encoding ABC transporter ATP-binding protein — MKTAHPTRKAPAAETGTPLLVVEDLAVSYGGIKALKGVSLEVRRGEIVAMIGANGAGKTTTLKTIVRLLPIASGKVVYDGKDLAGVPAEQIVGLGISLVPEGRAIFPNLTVRENLEIGAWNHKDRVTMDETLEDVVRLFPRLGERMKQEGGTLSGGEQQMLAIGRALMARPSMLLLDEPSLGIAPRLVADIFEAIARVAQAGTTILLVEQNTRLALKYSMRAYVLRTGEIAMSGDSKALAANEEVRAAYLGG, encoded by the coding sequence GTGAAGACCGCGCACCCCACGCGCAAAGCGCCCGCGGCCGAGACGGGCACACCGCTGCTCGTCGTCGAAGACCTCGCGGTCTCGTACGGTGGGATCAAGGCGCTGAAGGGCGTGAGCCTCGAGGTGCGGCGCGGCGAGATCGTCGCGATGATCGGCGCGAACGGCGCGGGCAAGACCACGACGCTGAAGACGATCGTGCGGCTCTTGCCGATCGCCTCGGGCAAGGTCGTCTACGACGGCAAGGACCTCGCGGGCGTGCCCGCCGAGCAGATCGTTGGCCTCGGCATCTCGCTCGTCCCCGAGGGCCGCGCGATCTTCCCGAACCTCACGGTGCGCGAGAACCTGGAGATCGGCGCGTGGAACCACAAGGACCGCGTGACGATGGACGAGACGCTCGAGGACGTGGTGCGCCTCTTCCCGCGCCTCGGCGAGCGCATGAAGCAGGAGGGCGGCACGCTCTCGGGTGGTGAGCAGCAGATGCTCGCGATTGGCCGCGCGCTGATGGCGCGGCCTTCCATGCTCCTGCTCGACGAGCCTTCGCTCGGCATCGCGCCCCGGCTCGTCGCGGACATCTTCGAGGCGATCGCGCGTGTCGCGCAGGCCGGCACGACCATCCTGCTCGTCGAGCAGAACACGCGCCTGGCGCTGAAATACAGCATGCGGGCGTACGTGCTCCGTACCGGCGAGATCGCGATGAGCGGCGATTCGAAAGCGCTCGCGGCGAACGAAGAGGTCCGCGCGGCCTATCTCGGCGGCTAG